One segment of Panicum virgatum strain AP13 chromosome 3K, P.virgatum_v5, whole genome shotgun sequence DNA contains the following:
- the LOC120697649 gene encoding zinc finger CCCH domain-containing protein 35-like, producing the protein MMMMGEGAHAPPWQQQQQPAASAGMVDGDDASPYSLLVALRHFLPSNEAAAAAYDEDDEEALAAVDAYACDEFRMYEFKVRRCSRGRSHDWTDCPYAHPGEKARRRDPRRYHYSGTACPDFRKGGCKRGDACEFAHGVFECWLHPSRYRTQPCKDGTACRRRVCFFAHTPDQLRVLPPQQSSASPRGAGAAPSPLAESYDGSPLRRQAFESYLTKTGIMSSSPTSTLVSPPRSPPSESPPMSPDAAAGALRRGSWPGVGSPVNEVLASLRQLRLGGGGSPRSAPSGGSFLAGYPFGSPKSPAALYSLPSTPTRPAPVTVTTPSGATVMTVERLNLGLIIGDEEPVMERVESGRALREMVFERLSKEATVPNDAAASANAEGAAPAAAPDVGWVSDLIN; encoded by the coding sequence ATGATGATGATGGGAGAGGGAGCGCACGCGCCGccgtggcagcagcagcagcagccggcggccAGCGCCGGCATGGTGGACGGGGACGACGCGTCGCCGTACAGCCTCCTGGTGGCGCTGCGGCATTTCCTACCGTCgaacgaggccgcggcggcggcgtacgacgaggacgacgaggaggcccTGGCCGCGGTGGACGCCTACGCCTGCGACGAGTTCCGGATGTACGAGTTCAAGGTGCGCCGGTGCTCGCGCGGGCGGAGCCACGACTGGACGGACTGCCCGTACGCGCACCCGGGGGAGaaggcccgccgccgcgaccccAGGCGGTACCACTACTCCGGCACCGCCTGCCCGGACTTCCGCAAGGGCGGCTGCAAGCGCGGCGACGCCTGCGAGTTCGCGCACGGGGTGTTCGAGTGCTGGCTCCACCCGTCGCGCTACCGGACGCAGCCCTGCAAGGACGgcaccgcctgccgccgccgcgtctgCTTCTTCGCGCACACGCCGGACCAGCTCCGCGTCCTGCCGCCGCAGCAGTCCAGCGCCAGCCCCAGGGGCGCtggcgccgcgccgtcgccgctcgccgAGTCGTACGACggctcgccgctccgccgccaggCCTTCGAGAGCTAcctcaccaagaccggcatcatGTCCTCGTCCCCGACCAGCACGCTCGTCTCGCCGCCGAGGTCGCCGCCCTCCGAGTCCCCGCCAATgtcgccggacgccgccgccggcgcgctccGCCGCGGCTCCTGGCCGGGGGTCGGCTCGCCCGTCAACGAGGTCCTCGCCTCGCTGcgccagctccgcctcggcggcggcggctcgccgagGTCGGCGCCGTCCGGCGGCTCGTTCTTGGCCGGCTACCCGTTCGGGTCCCCCAAGTCCCCGGCCGCGCTGTACAGCCTCCCGTCCACCCCGACCCGGCCGGCCCCGGTGACGGTGACCACCCCCTCCGGCGCCACCGTCATGACCGTGGAGCGCCTCAACCTTGGGCTCATCATCGGTGACGAGGAGCCGGTGATGGAGCGGGTGGAGTCCGGGAGAGCCCTCCGCGAGATGGTGTTCGAGCGGCTCAGCAAAGAAGCCACCGTGCCcaacgacgccgccgcctccgccaacgCTGAGGGCGCTgccccagccgccgccccgGACGTCGGCTGGGTCTCCGACCTCATAAACTGA